Proteins from a genomic interval of Acinonyx jubatus isolate Ajub_Pintada_27869175 chromosome B4, VMU_Ajub_asm_v1.0, whole genome shotgun sequence:
- the CSRNP2 gene encoding cysteine/serine-rich nuclear protein 2, producing MDAFTGSGLKRKFDDVDVGSSVSNSDDEISSSDSADSCDSLNPPTTASFTPTSILKRQKQLRRKNVRFDQVTVYYFARRQGFTSVPSQGGSSLGMAQRHNSVRSYTLCEFAQEQEVNHREILREHLKEEKLHAKKMKLTKNGTVESVEADGLTLDDVSDEDIDVENVEVDDYFFLQPLPTKRRRALLRASGVHRIDAEEKQELRAIRLSREECGCDCRLYCDPEACACSQAGIKCQVDRMSFPCGCSRDGCGNMAGRIEFNPIRVRTHYLHTIMKLELESKRQVSRPPAPDEEPSPTAGCSLTGAQGSETQDFQEFIAENETAVMHLQSAEELERLKAEEDSSGSSASLDSSIESLGVCILEEPLAVPEELCPGLTAPILIQAQLPPGSSVLCFAENSDHPAASAVNSPSYLNGGPLVYYQVEQRPVLGVKGEPSAEEVPPSFPKEKDLNVFSLPVTSLVACSPTDPAALCKSEVGKASTLEALVPEGCNPDEPESEDFRPSWCPSSLPFRTDHEEGRAVEKTSQQSEDRPPEDSSLELPLAV from the exons ATGGATGCATTCACGGGCTCGGGTCTCAAGAGGAAGTTTGATGATGTGGATGTGGGCTCATCAGTTTCCAACTCCGATGATGAGATCTCCAGCAGTGACAGTGCTGACAGCTGTGACAGTCTCAATCCTCCTACAACTGCCAGCTTCACGC CCACATCCATCCTCAAGCGGCAGAAGCAGCTGCGGAGGAAGAATGTGCGCTTTGACCAGGTGACCGTTTACTACTTTGCCCGACGCCAAGGCTTCACGAGTGTGCCCAGCCAGGGTGGGAGCTCTCTGGGCATGGCCCAGCGCCATAACTCCGTGCGCAGCTACACGCTCTGTGAGTTTGCTCAGGAGCAGGAGGTGAACCATCGGGAGATTCTTCGTGAACACCTAAAGGAGGAAAAGCTCCATGCCAAGAAGATGAAG CTGACCAAGAATGGGACGGTGGAGTCGGTGGAGGCCGACGGCCTGACCCTGGATGATGTTTCAGATGAAGATATTGACGTGGAAAACGTGGAGGTGGATGATTACTTCTTCCTGCAGCCCCTGCCCACCAAGCGGCGCCGAGCCTTGCTGAGGGCTTCGGGGGTCCACCGCATCGATGCCGAAGAGAAACAGGAGCTTAGAGCCATCCGCCTGTCACGGGAAGAGTGTGGTTGCGACTGTCGCCTGTACTGTGACCCAGAAGCCTGTGCCTGTAGTCAGGCTGGGATTAAATGCCAG GTGGATCGCATGTCCTTTCCGTGCGGTTGTTCCCGGGATGGCTGCGGGAACATGGCGGGGCGCATTGAATTTAATCCGATCCGGGTCCGGACTCATTACCTCCACACCATCATGAAGCTGGAGCTGGAGAGCAAGCGGCAGGTGAGCCGCCCGCCAGCCCCGGACGAGGAGCCCTCACCCACCGCCGGTTGCAGCCTGACGGGAGCCCAGGGCTCCGAGACACAGGACTTCCAGGAGTTCATTGCTGAGAACGAGACGGCGGTCATGCACCTGCAGAGTGCAGAGGAACTGGAGCGGCTCAAGGCAGAGGAAGACTCCAGCGGCTCTAGCGCCAGCCTGGACTCCAGCATCGAGAGCCTGGGCGTGTGCATCCTGGAGGAGCCGCTGGCCGTGCCCGAAGAGCTGTGCCCGGGCCTCACAGCCCCCATCCTCATCCAGGCTCAGCTGCCCCCGGGCTCCTCCGTCCTGTGTTTCGCCGAGAACTCAGACCACCCGGCCGCCTCGGCAGTGAACAGCCCGTCCTACTTGAACGGTGGGCCCCTGGTCTACTATCAGGTGGAGCAGAGGCCAGTCCTGGGGGTGAAAGGAGAGCCTAGCGCGGAAGAAGTCCCGCCTTCTTTCCCCAAGGAGAAGGATCTGAACGTCTTCTCTCTCCCGGTTACCTCACTGGTGGCTTGTAGCCCCACAGACCCAGCTGCCCTGTGTAAGTCAGAAGTGGGGAAAGCGTCCACCCTAGAGGCGCTAGTGCCCGAAGGCTGTAACCCTGATGAGCCTGAGAGCGAAGACTTCCGCCCCTCTTGGTGCCCCTCGAGCCTCCCCTTCCGCACGGACCATGAAGAGGGCCGTGCGGTGGAGAAAACCTCACAGCAGAGTGAGGACAGGCCCCCTGAAGATTCTTCCCTAGAACTCCCTCTGGCAGTGTGA